A region of Ornithorhynchus anatinus isolate Pmale09 chromosome 5, mOrnAna1.pri.v4, whole genome shotgun sequence DNA encodes the following proteins:
- the SKOR1 gene encoding SKI family transcriptional corepressor 1, which produces MEALASQMGNGRDGSSSPNSKQELQPYSGSNPLKPNQVGETSLYGVPIVSLVIDGQERLCLAQISNTLLKNYSYNEIHNRRVALGITCVQCTPVQLEILRRAGAMPISSRRCGMITKREAERLCKSFLGEHKPPKLPENFAFDVVHECAWGSRGSFIPARYNSSRAKCIKCGYCSMYFSPNKFIFHSHRTPEAKYTQPDAANFNSWRRHLKLSDKTATDELSHAWEDVKAMFNGGTRKRTFSLHGAGGGGGGGGGGGGGGGGGTGKAGGPGGVPGGVPGCGPDLAPPPPHKSLRGAAADDDPPGPPPPPGPPPHPPPHPPPPPPPHPHPHPPRGLGLAGAGGGGGPGAGGGGPGGPGVRSYPVIPVPSKGFGLLQKLPPPLFPHPYGFPTAFGLCPKKDDPVLGGGGGEPKGGGGAGGGGHLPPGAGAGAGAGPGGGGGGGGGGGGGGAMFWGHPPAGAAKDAASVAAAAAAAAVYPTFPMFWPAAGGLPVPPYPGQSQAKAVAAAVAAAAAAAAAAAAAGGGGAEPLEGVVEPGKEGGEERCASALSRGGGGGDEEAADEGPPPPLGPLAPQAPLPLPPPPPPPPPGPAARKATYVSAFRPVVKDSDSIAKLYGTTREAYGAGVRGGGAGGGGGGGGGGGYLSPDFLSEGSSSYRSASPDADTGDEPEVDVESNRFPDDDEPEPDDEPDPAALPALPGDAERDGDGDPAARPAAPPAPSSSSSSSSSSSSSSSSSSGEGPADFSDGGSPRRPRPRFGEALPPPPPPPPPAGEDKARRAERSPDYEVREPGGSRAGGIQGEVYTQERDEHLQTLKSSSTLGPAATYHCNPEANEQDKEDNHSTAEDLQTRKSYQDQRNVSQPSPVNTDRGDEGLTLDVTGTPLVEKDIENLAKDELQKLLLEQMELRKKLEREFQSLKDNFQDQMKRELAYREEMVQQLQIVRDTLCNELDQERKARYAIQQKLKEAHDALHHFSCKMLTPRHCTGNCSFKPPLLP; this is translated from the exons ATGGAGGCTCTCGCCAGTCAGATGGGGAATGGTCGCGATGGAAGCTCCTCCCCAAACTCCAAGCAGGAGCTGCAGCCCTACTCGGGCTCCAATCCCCTCAAGCCCAACCAGGTCGGCGAGACGTCCCTGTACGGGGTGCCCATCGTCTCCCTGGTCATCGACGGCCAGGAGCGGCTGTGCCTGGCGCAGATCTCCAACACGCTGCTCAAGAACTACAGCTACAATGAGATCCACAACCGGCGGGTGGCCCTGGGCATCACGTGCGTGCAGTGCACCCCGGTGCAGCTGGAGATCctgcggcgggccggggccatgcccatctcctcccgccGCTGCGGCATGATCACCAAGCGGGAGGCCGAGCGGCTCTGCAAGTCCTTCCTGGGCGAGCACAAGCCGCCCAAGCTGCCCGAGAACTTCGCCTTCGACGTGGTGCACGAGTGCGCCTGGGGCTCCCGGGGCAGCTTCATCCCCGCCCGCTACAACAGCTCCCGCGCCAAGTGCATCAAGTGCGGCTACTGCAGCATGTACTTCTCGCCCAACAAGTTCATCTTCCACTCGCACCGCACGCCCGAGGCCAAGTACACGCAGCCCGACGCCGCCAACTTCAACTCCTGGCGCCGCCACCTCAAGCTCAGCGACAAGACGGCCACGGACGAGCTCAGCCACGCGTGGGAGGACGTCAAGGCCATGTTCAACGGCGGCACCCGAAAGCGGACCTTCTCCCTGCacggggccggcggcggaggcggcggcggcggcggaggaggaggaggaggaggaggagggacggggaaggccgggggccccgggggcgtccCCGGGGGCGTCCCCGGCTGCGGGCCGGAcctggccccgccgcccccgcacaAGAGCCTCCGCGGCGCCGCCGCCGACGACGacccgcccgggcccccgccgccgcccgggccgcccccgcacCCGCCGCcgcacccgccgccgccgccgcccccgcatcCGCACCCGCACCCGCCGCGGGGGCTGGGCctggccggggcgggcggcggcggggggcccggggccggcggcgggggtccgggcgggcCCGGCGTGCGCAGCTACCCGGTCATCCCGGTGCCCAGCAAGGGCTTCGGCCTGCTGCAGAAGCTGCCGCCGCCGCTCTTCCCGCACCCCTACGGCTTCCCCACCGCCTTCGGCCTGTGCCCCAAGAAGGACGACCCGGTgctcggcggcgggggcggcgagcccaagggcggcgggggcgcgggaGGCGGAGGCCACCTGCCTCCGGGGGCCggtgccggggccggggccgggccgggcggcggcggcggcgggggcggcgggggcggcggcggcggggccatgTTCTGGGGCCaccccccggccggggccgccaAGGACGCGGCCtccgtggccgccgccgccgccgccgccgccgtctacCCGACCTTCCCCATGTTCtggccggcggccggcggcctcCCGGTGCCGCCCTACCCGGGCCAGAGCCAGGCcaaggcggtggcggcggcggtggcggcggcggcggcggcggcggcggcggcggcggcggcggggggcg gcGGCGCCGAGCCGCTAGAgggcgtggtggagccgggcaagGAGGGCGGCGAGGAGCGCTGCGCGAGCGCCCTCTCGCGTGGGGGCGGAGGCGGCGACGAGGAGGCGGCCGAcgaggggccgccgccgccgctgggcCCCCTGGCGCCgcaggccccgctgcctctccctcctccgcccccgccgccgcccccgggccccgccgcccgcaaGGCCACCTACGTGTCCGCCTTCCGACCCGTCGTCAAGGACAGCGACAGCATCGCCAAGCTGTACGGCACCACCCGCGAGGCCTACGGGGCCGGGGtccgcggcggcggggcgggaggcggcggcggcggcggcggcggcggcgggtacCTCAGCCCGGACTTCCTCAGCGAGGGCAGCTCCAGCTACCGCTCCGCCTCGCCCGACGCCGACACGGGCGACGAGCCCGAGGTGGACGTGGAGTCCAACCGCTTCCCCGACGACGACGAGCCCGAGCCCGACGACGAGCCCGACCCCGCCGCCCTGCCCGCGCTGCCCGGCGACGCCgagcgggacggggacggcgaccccgccgcccgccccgccgccccgcccgccccttcctcgtcgtcgtcgtcctcgtcgtcgtcgtcgtcgtcctcgtcgtcctcctcgggCGAGGGCCCGGCCGACTTCTCCGACGGCGgcagcccccgccggccccgaccccgcTTCGGCGAggccctgccgccgccgccgccgccgccgccgccggcgggcGAAGACAAGGCGCGGCGGGCCGAGAGGAGCCCCGACTACGAGGTGCGGGAGCCGGGAGGGTCGCGGGCGGGCGGGATCCAAGGGGAG GTGTACACACAGGAAAGGGACGAGCATTTGCAGACGCTGAAGAGCTCCTCCACGCTGGGGCCCGCAGCCACTTACCACTGCAACCCTGAGGCAAATG AGCAAGATAAAGAAGACAATCACTCAACAGCCGAggatttacagacgaggaaatccTATCAAGACCAAAGGAATGTCTCGCAGCCAAGCCCTGTAAATACTGACCGAG gggacgaAGGACTAACTCTGGATGTAACTGGAACCCCGCTTGTTGAGAAGGACATCGAGAACCTGGCAAAAG ACGAATTGCAAAAATTGCTCCTGGAGCAAATGGAACTGAGAAAGAAACTAGAACGGGAGTTTCAGAGCCTCAAAG ATAATTTTCAGGATCAGATGAAGAGGGAATTGGCTTATAGAGAAGAAATGGTACAACAGCTGCAAATTGTCAGAG ACACCTTGTGTAATGAACTAGATCAAGAACGGAAGGCACGTTATGCCATTCAGCAGAAATTAAAAG AAGCCCACGACGCCCTCCACCACTTCTCCTGTAAGATGCTCACCCCCCGCCACTGCACGGGCAACTGTTCCTTCAAACCTCCCCTCCTGCCCTAG